One Streptomyces sp. P9-A2 DNA window includes the following coding sequences:
- a CDS encoding urease subunit gamma, whose translation MHLTPHEQERLLVHVAADVARRRRERGLLLNYPEVMALLTAHVYEEARAGATVDSVMESGRHVLRRGDVMDGVPEMITHVQVEATFPDGTKLVTLHDPFDAAATEIDVHPGRTELLPDEDEYRVAFNEGSTPVPLHVSNPSDRPIQVGSHFHFAEVNEGLDFPREAAHGMRLHIASGTSERFEPGDERTVSLVPIAGDRIVGGLRAGKSEEEKHLDARRDR comes from the coding sequence ATGCACCTGACTCCCCACGAGCAGGAGCGCCTGCTGGTCCACGTGGCGGCGGATGTCGCCCGGCGACGCCGTGAGCGAGGACTGCTGCTGAACTATCCCGAGGTCATGGCGCTGCTGACGGCGCACGTCTACGAAGAGGCGCGGGCCGGGGCGACGGTCGACTCCGTGATGGAGTCCGGGCGGCATGTGCTGCGGCGCGGCGACGTCATGGACGGCGTACCGGAGATGATCACCCACGTCCAGGTCGAGGCGACGTTCCCGGACGGAACGAAGCTGGTGACCCTTCACGATCCGTTCGACGCGGCGGCCACCGAGATCGACGTCCACCCGGGCAGAACGGAACTGCTGCCGGACGAGGACGAGTACAGGGTGGCCTTCAACGAGGGCTCCACGCCCGTGCCGCTGCACGTGTCCAACCCTTCGGACCGTCCGATCCAGGTCGGCTCCCACTTCCACTTCGCCGAGGTGAACGAAGGGCTCGACTTTCCCCGCGAGGCCGCCCACGGCATGCGGTTGCACATCGCGTCCGGCACGTCCGAGCGGTTCGAACCCGGTGACGAGCGGACCGTGTCGCTGGTGCCCATCGCCGGCGACCGGATCGTCGGCGGACTCCGGGCCGGCAAGAGTGAAGAGGAGAAGCACCTCGATGCCCGACGAGACCGATAA
- a CDS encoding urease subunit alpha, with amino-acid sequence MPDETDNPSAPLLRSRYADLYGPTAGDRIRLADTNLVLRIEEDWCGGPGRSGDEMVFGGGKVIRESMGQSHIPRDDPRKPVDTVITGALILDHWGVVKADIGLRDGRIQAIGKAYNPETMSPRPNDDPRASDFVVGPETEVISGKGRILTAGGVDTHVHFLCPGQIHEALASGVTTLIGGGTGPAEGSTATTVTPGKWHIQRMFEALDAYPVNIGLLAKGSTVSAKALLDQVAAGALGFKIHEDWGATPAVIDAALTVCEETGVQVALHADSLNESGFVQHTFAATKKDRRTKDAKYRSLHIFHIEGAGGGHAPDMISLVSKPNVLPASTNPTRPLTINTVKEHVDMMIVCHHLNPEVEADMKFADSRIRPSTMAAEDLLHDMGAISMMSSDAQAMGRIGEMIMRTWQTAHVMKSRYGHLREDDAGADNFRARRYVAKYTVNPAITHGIDHEVGSVEPGKLADLVLWEPKFFGVKPHMVIKGGQIAYAQIGDANASIPTPQPYLPRPVWGSRGRSPAANSFNFVAEAALDGELSRTGLLKPLRAICSTREVTKADMVHNNGLPDIVVDPDTFEVTIGGATTSDVRTMVDGHEVGRNYATELPMAQRYFLF; translated from the coding sequence ATGCCCGACGAGACCGATAACCCCTCGGCCCCACTGCTGCGGTCCCGCTACGCCGACCTCTACGGCCCCACGGCCGGCGACCGGATCCGGCTCGCCGACACCAACCTCGTCCTCAGGATCGAGGAGGACTGGTGCGGTGGCCCGGGACGCAGCGGCGACGAGATGGTCTTCGGCGGCGGCAAAGTGATCCGCGAGTCCATGGGCCAGTCGCACATCCCCCGCGACGATCCGCGCAAGCCGGTGGACACGGTGATCACCGGCGCTCTGATCCTGGACCACTGGGGTGTGGTGAAGGCCGACATCGGACTGCGCGACGGCCGGATCCAGGCGATCGGCAAGGCGTACAACCCCGAGACCATGTCGCCGCGCCCCAACGACGACCCGCGCGCGTCCGACTTCGTCGTGGGGCCCGAGACGGAGGTGATCTCCGGAAAGGGGCGCATCCTGACCGCCGGTGGCGTCGACACACACGTGCACTTCCTGTGCCCCGGCCAGATCCACGAGGCGCTCGCCTCGGGCGTGACGACACTGATCGGAGGCGGCACCGGCCCCGCCGAGGGCAGTACGGCCACGACCGTCACACCCGGCAAGTGGCACATCCAGCGGATGTTCGAGGCACTCGACGCCTACCCGGTGAACATCGGCCTGCTCGCCAAAGGCAGCACGGTCTCCGCGAAGGCGCTGCTCGACCAGGTCGCCGCCGGTGCCCTCGGCTTCAAGATCCACGAGGACTGGGGCGCGACCCCCGCGGTGATCGACGCGGCTCTGACGGTGTGCGAGGAGACCGGGGTCCAGGTCGCCCTGCACGCCGACTCCCTGAACGAGTCCGGCTTCGTGCAGCACACCTTCGCCGCCACCAAGAAGGACCGCCGCACCAAGGACGCCAAGTACCGCAGCCTGCACATCTTCCACATCGAAGGCGCCGGCGGCGGCCACGCGCCCGACATGATCAGCCTCGTGAGCAAGCCGAACGTGCTGCCCGCCTCGACGAACCCCACCCGGCCCCTGACGATCAACACCGTCAAGGAACACGTCGACATGATGATCGTGTGCCACCACCTCAACCCCGAGGTCGAGGCCGACATGAAGTTCGCCGACTCGCGGATCCGGCCCTCCACGATGGCCGCCGAGGACCTGCTGCACGACATGGGCGCCATCTCGATGATGTCCTCCGACGCCCAGGCCATGGGCCGCATCGGAGAAATGATCATGCGAACCTGGCAGACCGCGCACGTCATGAAGTCCCGCTACGGCCACCTGCGGGAGGACGACGCCGGCGCGGACAACTTCAGGGCCCGGCGCTACGTCGCCAAATACACCGTCAACCCGGCCATCACCCACGGCATCGACCACGAGGTCGGCTCCGTCGAGCCGGGCAAACTCGCCGACCTGGTCCTCTGGGAACCCAAGTTCTTCGGCGTGAAACCCCACATGGTCATCAAGGGCGGCCAGATCGCCTATGCCCAGATCGGCGACGCCAACGCCTCCATCCCCACCCCGCAGCCCTATCTGCCGCGCCCGGTCTGGGGCTCCCGGGGCCGGTCCCCGGCGGCGAACTCCTTCAACTTCGTCGCGGAGGCGGCCCTCGACGGCGAACTCTCCCGGACCGGACTGCTCAAACCCCTGCGCGCGATCTGCTCCACCCGGGAGGTCACCAAGGCCGACATGGTGCACAACAACGGCCTGCCGGACATCGTCGTCGACCCCGACACCTTCGAGGTCACCATCGGCGGCGCCACCACCTCCGACGTCCGCACCATGGTGGACGGACACGAGGTCGGGCGGAACTACGCGACGGAACTGCCCATGGCCCAGCGCTACTTCCTGTTCTGA
- a CDS encoding urease accessory protein UreF: MSRTALLILADGRFPAGGHAHSGGMEAAVASGGVHDTASLETFCRGRLHTAGLTAAGLAAAAATGYDALALDDAADTRTPAPALRRVARRLGRQMMRAARSTWPCAGLDHLARHRPQGAHQPVVLGVTARAAGLTALDAAHAAVYESVGGPATAAVRLLSLDPFEATAVLARLAGDLDAVAGAAADAAGRVAAEGVTVLPATSAPLLDITGEQHAAWTVRLFAS; encoded by the coding sequence ATGAGCCGTACTGCCCTGCTCATCCTGGCCGACGGCCGTTTCCCCGCCGGCGGGCACGCCCATTCCGGCGGGATGGAGGCCGCCGTCGCCTCCGGAGGCGTGCACGACACCGCGAGCCTGGAGACGTTCTGCCGCGGGAGGCTGCACACCGCCGGACTGACCGCGGCCGGCCTCGCCGCCGCGGCCGCCACCGGATACGACGCCCTGGCCCTGGACGACGCCGCCGACACCCGCACTCCCGCACCGGCGCTGCGCCGCGTCGCGCGCCGCCTGGGCCGGCAGATGATGCGCGCCGCCCGCTCCACCTGGCCCTGCGCCGGTCTCGACCACCTCGCCCGCCACCGGCCGCAGGGGGCCCACCAGCCGGTCGTCCTCGGCGTCACGGCCCGCGCCGCCGGACTCACCGCGCTCGACGCCGCCCACGCCGCCGTGTACGAGAGTGTCGGCGGTCCGGCGACCGCGGCGGTGCGCCTGCTGAGCCTCGACCCCTTCGAGGCCACCGCGGTGCTGGCACGGCTCGCCGGCGACCTCGACGCCGTCGCCGGCGCCGCAGCCGACGCGGCGGGGCGCGTCGCCGCCGAGGGCGTCACCGTCCTGCCCGCCACGTCCGCCCCCCTGCTGGACATCACCGGCGAGCAGCACGCCGCCTGGACCGTTCGCCTCTTCGCTTCCTGA
- the ureG gene encoding urease accessory protein UreG has translation MHLDHPVTMPQRHTYSADPRRPDGSRRALRIGFGGPVGSGKTATVAALCRTLRDRLSIAVVTNDIYTQEDAAFLRREAVLPPERITAVETGACPHTAIRDDISANLEAVEQLEQTLEPLDLILIESGGDNLTATFSRGLVDHQVFVIDVAGGDDIPRKGGPGITTADLLVVNKTDLAPYVGADLEAMAADARKQRKGLPFAFTSLTTADGVRPVADWVTECLAAWHAGATR, from the coding sequence GTGCATCTGGACCACCCCGTGACCATGCCGCAGCGCCACACCTACAGCGCCGATCCCCGGCGCCCGGACGGCAGCCGCCGCGCCCTGCGGATCGGCTTCGGCGGACCGGTCGGCTCGGGCAAGACCGCGACCGTCGCCGCACTGTGCCGCACACTGCGGGACCGGCTGTCGATCGCCGTGGTCACCAACGACATCTACACCCAGGAGGACGCGGCGTTCCTGCGCCGCGAGGCGGTGCTGCCACCGGAGCGGATCACCGCCGTGGAGACGGGAGCCTGCCCGCACACCGCGATCCGCGACGACATCTCCGCCAACCTCGAAGCGGTCGAGCAGCTCGAACAGACCCTGGAACCGCTCGACCTGATCCTCATCGAGTCCGGAGGGGACAACCTCACCGCGACCTTCTCCCGCGGACTCGTCGACCACCAGGTCTTCGTCATCGACGTGGCCGGCGGCGACGACATCCCGCGCAAGGGAGGCCCGGGCATCACCACCGCCGATCTCCTCGTGGTCAACAAGACCGACCTGGCCCCGTACGTCGGAGCCGACCTGGAGGCCATGGCGGCCGATGCCCGCAAGCAGCGCAAGGGCCTCCCGTTCGCCTTCACCAGCCTGACGACGGCCGACGGGGTCCGCCCGGTCGCCGACTGGGTCACCGAGTGCCTCGCGGCCTGGCATGCCGGAGCCACCCGGTGA
- a CDS encoding urease accessory protein UreD: MSAPLGGDRLALDVTAEARTRLEVTAAAATIALRGPTADPATYDVRLTVGEDASLRWLPQPLISTRGSTVHQTYRVELTAGSRLLLREEQLLGRTAEPPGHLSTRLTVRRDGRPILDQHTVYGAPAPAWDGPAVLGDHRATGQFLLVDPGLDAPPAAVLLGDPVRGHCVLAPLADGPALLATAVAPTSARLRRLLDAALARVSGAEIRPGVRPGTPR, from the coding sequence ATGAGCGCACCCCTCGGCGGGGACAGACTCGCGCTCGACGTCACCGCCGAGGCGCGCACCCGGCTGGAGGTGACCGCGGCCGCCGCCACCATCGCCCTGCGCGGCCCCACCGCCGACCCCGCCACCTACGACGTACGGCTCACCGTCGGCGAGGACGCCTCCCTGCGCTGGCTGCCCCAGCCGTTGATCAGCACCCGGGGCAGTACCGTGCACCAGACGTACCGGGTGGAACTCACCGCCGGCTCCCGGCTGCTCCTGCGTGAGGAACAGCTCCTGGGACGCACCGCCGAGCCACCGGGTCACCTGTCCACGCGGCTGACCGTGCGGCGCGACGGCCGGCCGATCCTCGACCAGCACACCGTCTACGGTGCCCCGGCGCCGGCCTGGGACGGACCCGCCGTACTGGGCGACCACCGCGCGACCGGCCAGTTCCTCCTCGTCGATCCCGGGCTGGACGCGCCCCCGGCGGCCGTCCTCCTCGGTGACCCGGTACGGGGACACTGCGTTCTGGCACCGCTCGCCGACGGCCCGGCACTGCTCGCCACCGCTGTCGCACCGACCTCCGCTCGGCTGCGCCGCCTGCTCGACGCGGCCCTCGCCCGGGTGTCCGGCGCGGAGATACGGCCCGGGGTGCGACCCGGCACACCACGGTAA